One Streptomonospora salina genomic window, GAGACCGACCCCGGCAGCAGTACCTCGCCCGACTCCGCCGCCTGGCGCAGGGCCGGGCGGCTGAACCAGCGGGCGTGGGAGATCTCCTGCTCGTCGGTGCGCTCCGCCCGCCCCGTGGCTCGGGCGGTGTAGCCCAGCATGAGGCTGCGCGGGAACGGCCAGGGCTGCGATCCCTGGTAGCGGGGGCCGGTCACGGTCACGCCGACCTCTTCGGCGACCTCGCGCACCACGGCCTGCTCCAACGACTCCCCCGGCTCGACGAACCCGGCGAGCACGGAGTAGCGCCCGTCGGGCCAGCGCGGGTTGTGCCCCAGCAGGCACTCCTCGACGCCGTCGACCTCGCGGTGCACCAGCATGATCACCGCCGGATCCGTGCGCGGGTAGTTCTCCGTGCCTTCGCGTGTGCACACCCGCAGATGGCCGGCCCCGGCCGGGGCGGCGGGCGCCCCGCAGGCCGGGCAGAAGCGGTGCGTCGCGTTCCAGTGGGCCAGCGCGACGGCGCGGGTGAACAGGCCCGAGTCGCGGTCGTCCAGCAGCGCGCCCACCTCGCGCAGCGATGCGGGCTCGGCTCCGGGGGGTTCGGGGGCCGGGGCGCCGGCACCGGCCAGGACCGCGAAGTAGGCGCATCCGGAGTCGTCGGCGCCGAGCAGGTAGCGCTCCCCTTCGGGCGCCTGCTCGGGTGCGCAGAACACCAGGCGCGGGCCCTCGGGGCCGTCGGACACCGGGGCGCGGGAGCGGCGGCCCATCCGGCTGCGGTGGTCCTCGGCGCCGGGATCGCCGTCGTGCAGGACCAGCACCCGGGTGTCGGGGTCGGCCCAGGCCTTGTCCAGCCACGCGTCGTCGCCGCGCCGGTGGCCGGCCGGATCGATCGTCCCGCGGGAGAGCGCCGGGATCTCGTCTGAGGAAAGCATCGGTTCTTCTTATCGTAGGCAGGCGGTGGGAGGGGGCGACCCCCGGGGCGCCGCCCGCGGACGCTCGGGTCGGGGCGGCGCCGGGGCCGGGCGGTCCGCGGCGCGGGCTCAGCCGGCCGGCGGACCCTGGGAGCCGAGCCGCTCCCACAGGTAAGCGGCGCTTTCGGCACCCTTGAGCAGCAGGGGGATCTCGACCTTCTCGTTGGGCGCATGGATGCGGTCGTCGTCCAGTCCCACCGCGACGAAGACCAGCGGCGCCCCGAGGACGTCGGCGATGTCGGCTTCGGGGCCGCTGCCGCCCTCGCGGGTGAACAGCACTTCGGTGCCGAACGCCCGCTCCATGGCCGAGCGCGCCGCCCGCACGGCAGGCGAGGCGATGTCGGAGGCGCAGGCGCGGACGCCGGGGCCGCCGAACTCCACCCGAACGCCCAACCCCGCGGGGACCCGCTCGGCGACGAAGGCGCGGACCCGCTCCTGCACGTGCGCGGGCTCCTGTCCGGGGACCAGCCGGAAGCTGACCTTGGCGTGGGCCGAGTGGGGCACGATGGTCTTGGTGCCCGCGCCGGTGTGCCCGCTCCACATCCCGTTGATCTCGGCGGTCGGGCGCACCCAGATACGCTCCAGGGTGCTGTAGCCCGCCTCGCCGGAGGCCGCCGAGCTACCGGCGGTGGCCAGCCATTCGGCTTCGTCGAAGGGCAGCCTGGCGATGAGGTCGCGCTCCTCGGCGCTGATCTCGGCGACGCCGTCGTAGAACCCGGGGACGGCGACGCGGCCGTCGCCGTCGTGCAGCGCGGAGAGCAGGTCGGCCATGGCGCGGGCCGGGTTGGGGACCGCGCCGCCGAAAGAGCCGCTGTGCACGTCGGTCTCCGGCCCGGTGAGGACGATCTCGCAGTCGGTGAGCCCGCGCATGCCCACACACATGGACGGGACGTCGGCCGACCACATGGTGGTGTCGGAGATCACCACGACGTCGCAGGCCAGACGGTCGCGGTTGCGTTCGAGCAGATCGGCGAAGTTCGGGGAGCCCGACTCTTCCTCGCCTTCGACGAGCATGCGCACCGTGACCGGCGGCGCGTCCGCCCCGGACGCCGCCAGGCCGGCGCGCACACCCAGCGCGTGGAAGAGGACCTGCCCCTTGTCGTCGGAGGTCCCGCGGCCGATCAGCCGGTCCCCGCGCTCCTCGGGGACGAACGGCTCGGTGTCCCAGCCGTCGGCCACCCGCGCCGGCTGCACGTCGTGGTGGCCGTAGACGAGCACGGTCGGCGCGCCGGGGTCGGCGGCGGGCCACTCGGCGAAAACGGCGGGCATGCCGCCGCTTTCCCAGATCTCGACGGTGGGGAACCCGGCCGCCGCGAGGTGGTCGCGCAGCCACCCGGCCGACTTCCGCACGTCCCCGTGGTGACCGGGATCGGCGGATACGGAGGGGATCGCCGCCCACTCCTTGAGCGCCGCGACGAACTCGTCCCGGTGCTCCTCGACGTACCGGCGCACATCCATTCCCGACCGCTTCCTTCCGTTCGAATCCCGTGGCCCGCGTTCGCGGCGGATCACCGCACTCACGAGCCTAGCGGCCCCTGCGGCAAGCGTTCGCTGGGTCCTCACCGCTCGCCGATACCTGAGGACCACTCCGGCACGCGACCTGCGCGGGACGTCCGCGAGGGGGGCCGGCGGCCTAGAGTTGCGGTGAGCGTGATCGGGGCCCGCGGCGACCGCGGGTCCGGCGCGGTTCGGTACTGCGGGTGCGACGGCGGGCGGGAGATGTCGGGCGAGAAGCGGTCGACCGGGGGCGGTTCCCGTCCCCGGCGCAGCGATACGGGCGCGGCGGCAAGCGGTCCGGCCCTGGTGGGCGGTGCCGTCCTCGACGCGCTGTGGCGCACGCCCGGAAGCCGGCCGGGCGGGGCGCTGCGGCTGTTCCACGGGCCCCGCCGCCCGACCGAGGGCCGCATCGTCGCCGGTGTGTGCGTCGGGCTGGCGCGCGGGTCGCAGCCCATGGCCATCGCTCTGCGCGTGGTGTTCCCGCTGATCCTCCCGATGGGCTTCCTCGTCTACCTGCTGCTGTGGATGGTGCTGCCCAGCGCCGCCGACGCCCCCGACGGCCTCGATCCGAGCGCCGACCCGGAGGACGGCGGCCCGCTGCCGCCGGTGCAGCCGCGCGAGGTGACGGCGTGGTTCCTGCTCCTGGGCATCGGCGGGGGCGTCGCCGCTCTCGTCGCCGTGCAGCTGGTCCAGTTCCATCACGTCGCCGTGCTGCCGTCCGTGCTGCTGGGGCTCGTGATCGGCCTCCCGTGCGCCCTGCTGCCGTCCGCTCCGCTGCTGACCTGGCGGATCGTGGCGGCCGGGCTCGTCGCCGTGCTGGTGGCCGTGGCGGCCGCCGACTCGACCGCGTCCGCGCCCGGAGGCGCCCCCGGGACGGCGCCGCAACTGTGGCCGTGGCCGGTCGCCGCGCTGGTGGCCCTGCCGGTCGTGCTCTACGTCGTCGCCGTGACGTACCCCGGACGCATCGCGCTCGGCGTCGGGGTCGTCACCGTCGCCGCCGACATCGCCGCCGCGTTCCCGGTCGTGGGCACCCACCCCGGACAGGCCGTCTGGATCTCCGTCCTCGCCGCCGCCGTCCTGCTGTTCGGCTACAACGTGCGCAGCAGGCGGGCCGCGCAGCGGCGGCTGGCCCAGGAGAGCGCTCTGCGCCGCCGCGACCGCGCCCGGCAGGAGGTGCTGGAGGAGCGTTCGCGCATCGCCCGCGAACTCCACGACGTGGTGTCCCACCACATGTCCATGATCGCCGTCCAGGCCGACGCGGCCGCCTACAAGTTCCCCGATCTGGACCCCGGTCCCGCCGCCGCCTTCACCACCATCCGCGACGCCTCCCGCGACGCGCTCGCGGAGATGCGCCGCGTCGTCGGGCTGCTGCGCGAAGAGGACGAGGCGCCCGAAGCGGTGCCGCAGCCGGGGCTGGCGCAGCTTCCCGAGCTGGTGGAGAGCGCGCAGCGGGCGGCGGCGGACGTCACGCTGGAGGGCGGCGCGGCCGCGGCGCACGCCGCGGCACGGGGCCTGCCCGGCACCGTCGACCTGTCCGCCTACCGGATCGCACAGGAGTCGTTGAGCAACGCGCGCCGGCACGCGCCCGGAGCGGCGGTCACCGTATCCCTGCACCGCACACCCGGGATGCTCACCGTACGGGTGGCCAACGGGCCGCCCGCCGCCGGCACCGGCCCGGACGGCCCGGGCTCCCCCGGCGGCGTCCGGCCGGAGGGCGAGCCCGGCTCCGGGCTCGGCGCCGGCGGGCACGGGCTCGTGGGCATGCGCGAGCGTGTGGCCATGCTCGGCGGCCGGCTGCGTGCGGCCCCCTCCGCGGGCGGCGGCTTCGACGTCGTCGCCGAGCTCCCCGTCGACGGCGGCGGCCCCGCCGCCGCCCTCTCCTCCGAGACCGCACAGGATTAGGGTGGTCGCCGTGCCCATCACCGTGATCGTCGCCGACGACCAGGACATGGTCCGCGACGGCATCGCCGCCCTGCTCGACGCCGCCGGCGACATCTCGGTGGCCGCCCAGGCGTCCGACGGGAGCGAGGCCGTGGCGCTGGCCCGCGAGCACGGCCCCGACGTGGTCGTGATGGACGTGCGCATGCCCGGCATGAACGGGCTCACCGCCACCCGCGAGATCGTCGGCGAAACCGGCGAGGACGGCCCCCGGGTGCTGATGCTGACCACCTTCGACCTCGACGAGTACGTCTACGAAGCCCTCGGCGCGGGCGCCAGCGGCTTCCTGCTCAAGGACGCTCCGGTGGAGGACCTGCGTTCCGCGGTCCGGGTGGTGGCAGAAGGCGAGGCGCTGCTGGCGCCCTCGGTCACCCGGCGCCTGATCTCCGACATCGCCCGGCGCCGCCGCGAGAAGGTCCACGCTCGCCCGGACAGCGTCGACGCGCTGACCCCGCGCGAAGCCGACGTGCTGCGCTACATCGCACGCGGGCTGTCCAACGGCGAGATCGCGGCGGAGCTCTTCCTCGCCGAGCAGACCGTGAAGACCCACGTCGGGCGCATCCTCACCAAGCTCTCGCTGCGCGACCGCACCCAGGCGGTCGTATTCGCCTACGAGAACGGCCTGGTTTAGCCCGCTCGCCGGGTCCGTACCACTCGCTAGCGCGCGAATTTCACGACTGTGCGGCGGGGTGCGCGGTGAAGTCCGCGCGCTGGATCGGCGCCGAAGGCCGGTGGGGGCGCGCGGCCCGCCGCACGCCCGACCACCGGGCCGCCGCCGGTGCTGCCGCATCCCCCTCAAGGGCCAGGGGCGGATTCGCTCCGTGCGGTGACGCGCGCTCCAGAGCCCGGTCTCTAGCGTCCGGACCATGACACGACGGATCCCCGCCCTGCTGCTCAGTGCGCTGATGGCCACCGCGCTCCTGGCCTGCGGGGGACGCCCCGAATCCGCGCCCCAAGCCCGGCCACCGGAGCCGCTCGACTACGCCGGCACGACGGTGGACGGCCACCGCCTGCTCGCCGACGACCCCTCGGGGACCGGACGCGTGGTCGAAGTTCTGGGCGACCTCGGCGGCGCCGAGCACGTCGCCGTCGTCGTGCCCGGCTCGGGGCAGAACCGGGACAACTTCCGCGCGAACAGCGCCCGCCCGGGAACGGTTCCGCTCGCCAACGGCGAGGCTCTGCACGCCGCGATGCGCGGCCGTGCGCCCGAGGGGGACACCGCGGTCGTGGCCTGGCTCGGCTACTTTCCGCCCCAGGGCTACGGCCCCGATCTCGCCACGATCGGCCGAGCGCAGCAGGGGGCGCGGGCACTGGTCCGCTTCGCGCGCGAGGAACTGCCCGCCGGCGCCCACGTGACACTCTCCTGCCACAGCTACGGCACCGCGGTGTGCGGATTGGCCGCCACCCGCGCGGGGGTCGCCGACGACGTGGTCGCGTTCGCCAGCCCGGGCATGGGTGTGTCCGGCGGCGACGCGATCCGCGCCCGGGTGTGGGCCGCACGTGCCGACGGCGACTGGATCCGCTGGGTTCCCGGTGTGCGTCTGGGCCCGCTGGGGCTCGGCGCGGACCCGATGGATCCGGCGTTCGGCGCCGCCCGCTTCGACCCGGGAGACGTCAGCGGCCACACCCGGTACTACCGCCCGGGCGGCGCGGCCCTGGCCGCCGCCGCGGCGGTCGCCACGGGCGAGGGCCGGGCTGCCGGCGCGCGGTGAGCACGGGCACGGACGCCTCCGAACCGGCCCCGCCCCGACTCACGCGTCCGACAGCACCCGCCGCAGCGCGGCGGCGAACCCTTCGGGGTCGCCTTCCATGCCGGATTCCTCGGCGGCCATGTAGCCGGCGTGATGGCTGGGGAACATCGTCGGTTCGATGCCGAGCCGCTGGGCGACGCCGACCGCTCCGCGCGCGGACAGCTCTCCCCCGGACTCCCGCCCGACCGCGAGGACGGCCCGGGTCGGAGCGGCGGCCACGGCATCGTAGTCGAGCCGGTAGGAGCAGCAGGTGCGGATGTTGTGGCCGACCAGCGGGTCGTCGCGGGAACCGTCGTCCTCGGTGGGCAGTCCGTACCGCGCCGGGTCTACCGGCGTCCCGGCGAAGCCGTCGGGAACCGGCCCGTCGAGTTGGGCCAGGGAGATGAACGTGGCCATCGCCGGGCCGAACCCGCTGGTCCGGTAGGTCCGGCTGATGTCCTCGCAGGCGGCCACGATCTGCTCGCGGTCCGGCAGGACCTCGGCCAGCGGCGGCTCGTGGGCGACCAGGGTCCGCACCCGCTCGGGGTGCTCGGCCACCAGGGCGAGGCTGTTGACCGCCCCGCCGCTGCTGCCGAACAGGTCCACCCGGTCGACCCCGAGCGCCTCGATCACCAGCCGCAGGTCCTCGGCGTGCTCCTCGGGTGTGGTCTCCGCCGCCCCGTCGGTGCGGGTGCTGCGCCCGGCACTGCGCGGGTCGTAGGTCACCACGGGGCGGTCGCCGAAGTAGCCCGCCAGCGTCGTGAAGCCGCTCGCGCCCATCGGGGATCCGACCAGCATCAGCGTGGGCGCCTCGGCGGCGGCTTCGGACGGATCGCCCCGCACGTCGTAGTGGATGGTCGCTCCGGGGGCCTCCAGCGTGCGGGTCTCGGGCTCACGGGTCGTCGGTTCGGTCATCGTGGGGCTCCTCGGCATCGATCCGGCCTTCCAGGTGCAGACCGGGGCACGCGGCGGCATTCGTCGGTCGCCGCACCCCACACGATGGATGCGGCCTACGACACCGCTCCGCCCCGGACCCGCTTCCCCGGTCCGCTCGCGGGCAACCGCCGTCACGCCTGCGGCAGGTTCTCCAGCAGAGCCGCCAATCCGGCGGCGTCGAGGAGGTCGGCCGGGCGGACGGTCTCCTGCGCCCGGACGTAGTGGAAGGCGGCGCGCACGTCGTCGAGGGGGACGCCGGCCAGTTCCGCCCAGGCGATGCGGTAGGCCGCCACCTGCACGGCGACCGCTCGGCGCTCGTCCGCCGTCTGGGGCGGGCCGCCGGTCTTCCAGTCGACGACGTCGTAGGTGCCGCTGTCCGCGTCGTGGAAGACCGCGTCCA contains:
- a CDS encoding response regulator, with product MPITVIVADDQDMVRDGIAALLDAAGDISVAAQASDGSEAVALAREHGPDVVVMDVRMPGMNGLTATREIVGETGEDGPRVLMLTTFDLDEYVYEALGAGASGFLLKDAPVEDLRSAVRVVAEGEALLAPSVTRRLISDIARRRREKVHARPDSVDALTPREADVLRYIARGLSNGEIAAELFLAEQTVKTHVGRILTKLSLRDRTQAVVFAYENGLV
- a CDS encoding dipeptidase, encoding MDVRRYVEEHRDEFVAALKEWAAIPSVSADPGHHGDVRKSAGWLRDHLAAAGFPTVEIWESGGMPAVFAEWPAADPGAPTVLVYGHHDVQPARVADGWDTEPFVPEERGDRLIGRGTSDDKGQVLFHALGVRAGLAASGADAPPVTVRMLVEGEEESGSPNFADLLERNRDRLACDVVVISDTTMWSADVPSMCVGMRGLTDCEIVLTGPETDVHSGSFGGAVPNPARAMADLLSALHDGDGRVAVPGFYDGVAEISAEERDLIARLPFDEAEWLATAGSSAASGEAGYSTLERIWVRPTAEINGMWSGHTGAGTKTIVPHSAHAKVSFRLVPGQEPAHVQERVRAFVAERVPAGLGVRVEFGGPGVRACASDIASPAVRAARSAMERAFGTEVLFTREGGSGPEADIADVLGAPLVFVAVGLDDDRIHAPNEKVEIPLLLKGAESAAYLWERLGSQGPPAG
- the nudC gene encoding NAD(+) diphosphatase; the protein is MLSSDEIPALSRGTIDPAGHRRGDDAWLDKAWADPDTRVLVLHDGDPGAEDHRSRMGRRSRAPVSDGPEGPRLVFCAPEQAPEGERYLLGADDSGCAYFAVLAGAGAPAPEPPGAEPASLREVGALLDDRDSGLFTRAVALAHWNATHRFCPACGAPAAPAGAGHLRVCTREGTENYPRTDPAVIMLVHREVDGVEECLLGHNPRWPDGRYSVLAGFVEPGESLEQAVVREVAEEVGVTVTGPRYQGSQPWPFPRSLMLGYTARATGRAERTDEQEISHARWFSRPALRQAAESGEVLLPGSVSIARKLIEHWYGGELPGEW
- a CDS encoding alpha/beta hydrolase, which gives rise to MTRRIPALLLSALMATALLACGGRPESAPQARPPEPLDYAGTTVDGHRLLADDPSGTGRVVEVLGDLGGAEHVAVVVPGSGQNRDNFRANSARPGTVPLANGEALHAAMRGRAPEGDTAVVAWLGYFPPQGYGPDLATIGRAQQGARALVRFAREELPAGAHVTLSCHSYGTAVCGLAATRAGVADDVVAFASPGMGVSGGDAIRARVWAARADGDWIRWVPGVRLGPLGLGADPMDPAFGAARFDPGDVSGHTRYYRPGGAALAAAAAVATGEGRAAGAR
- a CDS encoding alpha/beta fold hydrolase, translating into MTEPTTREPETRTLEAPGATIHYDVRGDPSEAAAEAPTLMLVGSPMGASGFTTLAGYFGDRPVVTYDPRSAGRSTRTDGAAETTPEEHAEDLRLVIEALGVDRVDLFGSSGGAVNSLALVAEHPERVRTLVAHEPPLAEVLPDREQIVAACEDISRTYRTSGFGPAMATFISLAQLDGPVPDGFAGTPVDPARYGLPTEDDGSRDDPLVGHNIRTCCSYRLDYDAVAAAPTRAVLAVGRESGGELSARGAVGVAQRLGIEPTMFPSHHAGYMAAEESGMEGDPEGFAAALRRVLSDA
- a CDS encoding ATP-binding protein, which codes for MSVIGARGDRGSGAVRYCGCDGGREMSGEKRSTGGGSRPRRSDTGAAASGPALVGGAVLDALWRTPGSRPGGALRLFHGPRRPTEGRIVAGVCVGLARGSQPMAIALRVVFPLILPMGFLVYLLLWMVLPSAADAPDGLDPSADPEDGGPLPPVQPREVTAWFLLLGIGGGVAALVAVQLVQFHHVAVLPSVLLGLVIGLPCALLPSAPLLTWRIVAAGLVAVLVAVAAADSTASAPGGAPGTAPQLWPWPVAALVALPVVLYVVAVTYPGRIALGVGVVTVAADIAAAFPVVGTHPGQAVWISVLAAAVLLFGYNVRSRRAAQRRLAQESALRRRDRARQEVLEERSRIARELHDVVSHHMSMIAVQADAAAYKFPDLDPGPAAAFTTIRDASRDALAEMRRVVGLLREEDEAPEAVPQPGLAQLPELVESAQRAAADVTLEGGAAAAHAAARGLPGTVDLSAYRIAQESLSNARRHAPGAAVTVSLHRTPGMLTVRVANGPPAAGTGPDGPGSPGGVRPEGEPGSGLGAGGHGLVGMRERVAMLGGRLRAAPSAGGGFDVVAELPVDGGGPAAALSSETAQD